A genomic stretch from Edaphobacter aggregans includes:
- the alaC gene encoding alanine transaminase codes for MDEFRRLTRLPAYVFNITSELKAAARKRGEDIIDFGMGNPDGATPKAIVDKLIEAAQKTATHRYSLSRGIPRLRRAICNWYKTRYNVDLDQETEAIVTIGSKEGIAHLCLAVLDDVDTVAVPNPSYPIHIFGPVIAGSKVQSIPVPDACADQVLAALEYELPRMEPRPKLLILNFPANPTAQCVELPFFERIVALCKELGIYIVHDLAYADIVFDGYRAPSILEVPGAKDIAVEFFTLSKSYNMPGWRVGFMVGNKKLVGALGRIKSYFDYGTFTPIQVASIAALEGPQDCVAEIRDNYKARRDVLVPGLNKLGWPVDLPKATMFAWAKIPEQYRALGSVEFSKKLLAEAKVAVSPGVGFGEHGDGHVRFSLIENEERTRQALRGIKQMFRNG; via the coding sequence ATGGACGAGTTTAGAAGGCTGACACGGCTGCCGGCGTATGTGTTCAACATAACGAGCGAGTTGAAGGCTGCGGCTCGGAAGCGGGGCGAGGACATTATCGACTTCGGGATGGGGAATCCTGATGGTGCTACTCCGAAGGCTATTGTCGACAAGCTGATTGAGGCCGCGCAGAAGACGGCGACGCATCGCTACTCGCTTTCGCGAGGAATTCCGCGGCTGCGCAGGGCGATCTGCAACTGGTACAAGACGCGTTATAACGTCGATCTCGATCAGGAGACCGAGGCGATTGTGACGATCGGCTCGAAAGAAGGGATTGCGCATCTTTGTCTTGCGGTACTCGATGATGTGGATACTGTTGCGGTGCCGAATCCTAGTTATCCGATTCACATCTTTGGGCCGGTGATTGCGGGGTCGAAGGTGCAGAGTATTCCGGTGCCGGATGCTTGTGCGGATCAGGTGCTGGCTGCGCTGGAGTATGAGCTTCCGCGCATGGAGCCGAGGCCGAAGTTGCTGATCCTGAACTTTCCGGCGAATCCTACGGCGCAGTGTGTGGAGCTTCCTTTCTTTGAGCGGATTGTTGCTCTTTGCAAGGAACTCGGAATTTATATCGTGCATGATCTGGCATATGCCGACATTGTGTTCGATGGTTATCGCGCGCCCAGCATCCTGGAGGTTCCGGGGGCGAAGGATATTGCGGTTGAGTTTTTTACGCTTTCGAAGAGCTACAACATGCCGGGGTGGCGCGTCGGCTTCATGGTGGGAAATAAGAAGCTGGTCGGGGCGCTGGGGCGGATCAAGAGCTACTTCGACTATGGGACGTTTACGCCGATTCAGGTGGCTTCGATTGCTGCGCTGGAAGGGCCGCAGGATTGTGTCGCTGAGATTCGCGACAACTACAAGGCCCGGCGGGATGTTCTGGTGCCGGGGTTGAATAAGCTGGGTTGGCCCGTGGACTTACCGAAGGCCACGATGTTTGCGTGGGCTAAGATTCCGGAGCAGTATCGGGCGCTGGGGTCGGTTGAGTTCTCGAAGAAGCTGTTAGCTGAGGCTAAGGTTGCCGTTAGTCCGGGTGTTGGGTTTGGTGAGCATGGTGATGGTCATGTCCGGTTCTCGCTGATTGAGAACGAGGAGCGGACTCGACAGGCTCTGCGGGGGATTAAGCAGATGTTTCGGAATGGGTAA
- a CDS encoding protein-disulfide reductase DsbD domain-containing protein, translating to MRFGVVLAGLILGSGTLVAQIGSLDAPAAKPKQYVSFAAEPQTLKAGAKSVVELNFRVMDGFHVNSHTPKSELLIPTAVTMKPVDGVKVGAVEYPAGTSYSFSFDPSEKLDVYSGAFTVKVPVVAEAGQHTVDGVLKYQACDHAACYPPKSLPVQVVFTAK from the coding sequence ATGCGGTTTGGTGTCGTGCTGGCGGGGTTGATTTTGGGTTCGGGGACGCTGGTGGCTCAGATTGGGAGTCTGGATGCTCCTGCCGCCAAGCCGAAACAGTATGTGTCTTTTGCTGCTGAGCCTCAGACTTTGAAGGCTGGGGCGAAGAGTGTCGTCGAGCTGAACTTTCGAGTGATGGATGGGTTTCATGTGAACTCGCATACGCCGAAGTCCGAGCTGCTGATTCCTACGGCGGTGACGATGAAGCCTGTCGATGGAGTGAAGGTTGGTGCGGTTGAGTATCCGGCGGGTACGAGTTACAGCTTCAGCTTTGACCCTTCGGAGAAGCTGGATGTTTACTCGGGCGCATTTACGGTGAAGGTACCGGTGGTGGCTGAGGCTGGGCAGCATACGGTGGATGGGGTGCTGAAGTATCAGGCTTGCGATCATGCGGCTTGCTATCCGCCGAAGAGTCTGCCGGTGCAGGTGGTGTTTACGGCGAAGTGA
- a CDS encoding TlpA family protein disulfide reductase — MKRSALFLGLIVVGISMLLWAGWHNLRERKLAMQRAQQNRVELIPDKAAQSGQSTVEGEEPQLRGKAAPGFALTSLEGKKVSLSDYKGRPVLVNFWATWCGPCKVEMPWFEEFRKQYAGQGFEILGLADDVDAGKDVIAKVAHKTGVSYPILLTDGKVQTAYGGLEVLPMSFYVDKNGLVVEVTAGLGTKDEIEANIKKTIASGSSAGTPAKQVAAGGQ; from the coding sequence GTGAAGCGGAGTGCGCTGTTTCTTGGTTTGATCGTCGTTGGGATTTCGATGCTGTTGTGGGCGGGTTGGCATAACCTGCGGGAGCGGAAGCTCGCGATGCAGCGGGCGCAGCAGAACAGGGTCGAGTTGATTCCGGATAAGGCGGCGCAGAGTGGGCAGTCGACTGTCGAAGGCGAGGAGCCGCAACTGCGTGGGAAGGCGGCGCCTGGGTTTGCGCTGACGAGTTTGGAGGGAAAGAAGGTCTCGCTGAGCGACTACAAGGGGCGTCCGGTGCTGGTGAACTTCTGGGCGACATGGTGCGGGCCTTGCAAGGTGGAGATGCCTTGGTTTGAGGAGTTCCGGAAGCAGTATGCGGGGCAGGGGTTTGAGATTCTCGGGCTTGCCGATGATGTCGATGCGGGCAAGGACGTGATCGCCAAGGTGGCGCATAAGACGGGTGTGAGCTATCCGATTCTGCTGACGGATGGAAAGGTTCAGACGGCTTACGGCGGCTTGGAAGTTCTGCCGATGTCGTTTTATGTGGACAAGAATGGTTTGGTGGTGGAAGTGACCGCGGGGCTGGGGACGAAGGACGAGATCGAGGCGAATATCAAGAAGACGATTGCTTCGGGTAGTTCTGCGGGCACCCCTGCTAAGCAGGTTGCGGCGGGGGGGCAGTGA
- a CDS encoding lipase family protein produces MNVQSAINAGLFVQFVANTWQDATGKNADLDDRPILNTTGQPIIPGKNYTVLKTLYACDLATDIHPNRPCDDGWKTMGILATNDNDPNDVFIAIRGTLTIWEWIQDVKFFPKPFSNVTGSGLTEDGFTDMYQSFSLKPSANPGVFINDLIALIPAQATVTVTGHSLGAAIATLFALDLAAHSKFPLTVYTLASPRVGDLTFHNVFDSTILNAFRVVNRLDIVPKTPPPPLYIHVGDESELVPKGQVSPTIPCEHHLTTYLNLLATEIGTQASYPIEADCVPGAKAIPLTNPRASTPAQV; encoded by the coding sequence ATGAATGTGCAGTCCGCAATCAACGCAGGCCTCTTCGTTCAATTTGTCGCAAACACCTGGCAGGATGCCACCGGGAAAAACGCCGACCTCGACGACCGCCCTATCCTAAACACCACCGGCCAGCCCATCATCCCAGGCAAAAACTACACCGTTCTCAAGACCCTCTACGCCTGCGACCTCGCCACCGATATCCATCCAAACCGTCCATGCGACGACGGCTGGAAGACCATGGGCATCCTGGCCACAAACGACAACGACCCCAACGATGTCTTCATCGCCATACGCGGCACCCTTACCATCTGGGAGTGGATCCAGGACGTAAAATTCTTCCCAAAACCTTTTTCCAATGTCACCGGCAGTGGACTAACCGAAGACGGCTTCACCGACATGTACCAATCGTTCTCCCTTAAACCATCCGCCAATCCAGGAGTCTTCATCAACGATCTGATCGCGCTTATCCCGGCGCAGGCGACAGTCACCGTTACAGGCCACAGCCTCGGAGCAGCCATCGCCACCCTCTTTGCGCTTGACCTCGCCGCCCACTCCAAATTCCCACTCACGGTCTATACCCTCGCCAGCCCCCGCGTAGGCGATCTCACATTCCACAATGTCTTTGACTCCACAATCCTCAATGCCTTCCGAGTCGTCAATCGGCTAGATATCGTCCCCAAAACACCTCCGCCCCCTTTGTACATTCACGTGGGCGACGAGAGCGAACTCGTTCCAAAAGGACAAGTGAGCCCAACCATTCCCTGCGAGCACCATCTCACGACCTATCTCAACCTGCTCGCCACCGAAATAGGAACACAAGCCAGCTATCCCATCGAGGCTGATTGTGTACCAGGAGCAAAAGCTATCCCCCTGACAAATCCCAGAGCATCGACCCCCGCTCAAGTCTGA